In Devosia litorisediminis, one genomic interval encodes:
- a CDS encoding ABC transporter permease yields the protein MRRLFSNPSLAIGLSATLVFALIGLVSLVWTPFPIADIDIGRRFLGPTPEHWLGTDNLGRDMVSLLMSGTMTSFLVAALAVAIGTGIGVPLGLIAAAWGGPVEWLVLRFSDFIFAFPAVIVAILITTLNGPGAINAIIAIGIFNIPVFARVARGGALSIATLDFVAAGRLAGLGNMMIAYRHLLPNIMSLIIVQGTIQMSLGILAEAGLSYIGLGTQPPETSLGLMLKDAQGMFLIYPWLTVLPGIAIVLIVIALNIAGDGLRDAIDPRLRQGQDNVLA from the coding sequence ATGAGGCGGCTTTTTTCCAATCCCAGTCTGGCTATTGGCCTGAGCGCCACACTGGTCTTTGCGCTGATCGGGCTGGTGTCGCTGGTATGGACCCCCTTCCCCATTGCCGACATCGACATCGGGCGGCGCTTTCTGGGGCCGACGCCGGAGCACTGGCTGGGCACGGACAATCTGGGGCGCGACATGGTCTCCCTGCTGATGTCGGGGACGATGACCAGCTTTCTGGTGGCGGCACTGGCGGTTGCCATCGGTACCGGCATTGGCGTGCCGCTGGGCTTGATTGCCGCTGCCTGGGGCGGCCCCGTCGAATGGCTGGTGCTGCGGTTCTCCGACTTCATCTTCGCCTTTCCAGCCGTGATCGTGGCCATTCTGATCACCACACTGAACGGGCCAGGTGCGATCAATGCAATCATCGCCATCGGCATTTTCAACATTCCGGTGTTTGCCCGGGTGGCGCGCGGCGGCGCGCTGAGCATCGCGACACTGGATTTTGTGGCGGCTGGACGGCTGGCGGGGCTGGGCAATATGATGATTGCCTATCGCCATCTGCTGCCCAACATCATGAGCCTGATCATCGTGCAGGGCACGATCCAGATGTCGCTGGGCATTCTGGCCGAAGCAGGGCTGAGCTATATCGGGCTGGGCACCCAGCCCCCCGAAACCAGCCTGGGGCTGATGCTCAAGGACGCTCAGGGCATGTTCTTGATCTATCCATGGCTGACTGTGCTGCCAGGCATTGCCATCGTGCTGATCGTGATTGCCCTCAATATTGCTGGCGACGGCCTGCGCGACGCCATCGACCCGCGCCTGCGACAGGGACAAGACAATGTCCTTGCTTGA
- a CDS encoding dipeptide ABC transporter ATP-binding protein, with translation MSLLEVSGLSVRFGATAAVADVSLTLQRGERFGIIGESGSGKTMAALAMTGLLPEGAELGGSILLDGHPLPRSEREMARLRGKRIGMVFQEPMTALNPLMRVHAQIAEAIELNPSGMAEVDVGHLLAEVGLEPKHGERFAHQLSGGQRQRVMIAMALASQPDILIADEPTSALDLITQRVVLDLIAEICERRHMALLFISHDLKAVGALCSRVAVMHDGRVVETGPAETVFSHPQERYTQALVAASQFKMPAVTREPGGAPLLAVDNLTREYRHGGGLFRPRKSVRAVNSASLSIGTGECLALVGPSGCGKTTLAKIIVGLDSATSGEIALEGQRYHGKDLPGSLRRDVSLVFQDPFGSFNPRMTIGASLAEPLRLEPDLQAEAIPARLQTAIEAVGLTVEMLERYPHEFSGGQRQRLAIARALVTRPKLVVLDEPVSALDMSVRGEVLGLLVRLQAEFGLTYLIISHDLDMVAAMADRVLVMEAGQIIEEGAPGAIFANPQHNLTRALVAARLPEVV, from the coding sequence ATGTCCTTGCTTGAGGTATCGGGCCTGTCAGTCCGCTTTGGCGCGACGGCTGCCGTCGCCGATGTGAGCCTGACGCTGCAGCGGGGCGAACGCTTTGGCATTATTGGTGAGAGCGGCTCAGGCAAGACAATGGCGGCATTAGCCATGACGGGGTTACTGCCTGAGGGTGCCGAGTTGGGCGGGTCCATTCTGCTCGACGGGCACCCCCTACCCCGATCCGAGCGCGAGATGGCAAGGCTACGCGGCAAGCGCATCGGCATGGTATTTCAGGAGCCCATGACGGCGCTGAACCCATTAATGCGCGTGCATGCCCAGATCGCCGAAGCAATCGAGCTGAACCCCAGCGGCATGGCCGAGGTCGATGTCGGGCATTTGCTGGCAGAGGTGGGGCTGGAACCCAAGCATGGCGAGCGCTTCGCCCACCAGCTTTCGGGCGGTCAGCGCCAGCGGGTGATGATCGCCATGGCCCTGGCGAGCCAACCGGACATTCTGATCGCCGATGAGCCGACCTCGGCGCTGGATCTGATTACCCAGCGTGTGGTGCTCGATCTGATCGCCGAGATCTGCGAGCGCCGACACATGGCGCTGCTGTTCATCAGCCACGATCTCAAAGCCGTCGGCGCGCTGTGTTCGCGGGTGGCGGTGATGCATGACGGGCGCGTGGTCGAGACCGGGCCGGCCGAGACGGTATTTTCCCATCCGCAGGAGCGTTACACGCAAGCGCTGGTGGCCGCCTCGCAATTCAAGATGCCCGCGGTCACACGCGAACCCGGCGGGGCGCCGCTTCTGGCTGTCGATAATCTCACCCGGGAATATCGACATGGTGGTGGGTTGTTTCGTCCCCGCAAATCGGTACGCGCTGTCAATAGCGCCAGCCTGAGCATCGGTACGGGTGAATGTCTCGCGCTGGTGGGCCCATCGGGTTGCGGCAAGACCACGCTGGCCAAGATCATTGTGGGGCTCGATAGCGCGACGAGCGGCGAAATTGCCTTGGAGGGCCAGCGCTATCACGGCAAGGATTTGCCTGGCAGCCTGCGCCGCGATGTGTCGCTGGTGTTCCAGGACCCGTTCGGCAGTTTCAATCCGCGGATGACGATCGGGGCGTCGCTGGCCGAACCCCTGCGGCTTGAGCCGGACCTGCAGGCCGAAGCTATCCCGGCCCGACTGCAAACAGCCATCGAAGCCGTCGGGCTGACAGTTGAGATGCTTGAGCGTTACCCGCACGAGTTTTCAGGCGGGCAGCGGCAGCGACTGGCCATCGCCCGGGCGCTGGTAACTCGCCCCAAGCTAGTGGTGCTCGACGAGCCTGTATCGGCCCTGGACATGTCGGTGCGGGGCGAGGTTCTGGGCTTGCTGGTGCGGCTGCAGGCGGAGTTCGGGCTGACCTATCTGATCATCAGCCATGATCTGGACATGGTGGCCGCCATGGCCGACCGCGTGCTGGTGATGGAAGCAGGGCAGATTATCGAAGAAGGTGCGCCCGGCGCGATCTTTGCCAATCCCCAACACAATCTGACGCGCGCGCTGGTCGCCGCGCGATTGCCCGAAGTGGTTTAG
- a CDS encoding alpha-glucosidase family protein, which produces MTASPLMTSPRNTQDAPIDKDWWRGAVIYQIYPRSFQDQDGDGIGDLVGITSRLDYVADLGVDAIWLSPVFTSPMRDFGYDVSNYRDIDPSFGTLEDFDHLVQKAHSLGLKVIIDQVISHSSDKHAWFSESRLSRTNDKADWYVWADPKPDGTPPNNWLSIFGGSAWHWDSRRMQYYLHNFLVQQPDLNFHNPDVQEALLGEMRFWLERGVDGFRLDTVNFYFCSLGFEDNPVVKAEDFNASTAPAVNPYNFQEHVYDKSRPENLAFLRRLRALLDEYPGRTTVGEIGDSQHQLELMAQYTSGDDLLHMAYTFDYLGGDFSASHFHKAIEETEAKAPDGWICLAFSNHDVVRHVSRWSAHGQEEAFTRLAATLIMSMRGSVCLYQGEELGLKEAELSYADLVDPYGIEFWPEFKGRDGCRTPMVWQSHAHNGAFSTANRTWLPVPAEHLIHAVDTQHGVEGSVLEYYRAMLVFRQAHPALAKGSIELLPVEGDVLAFIRQHGDERLVCVFNMGESAAAYRLPAGMLPHDAGCPGVNAASIDGEIDLEPFGAYIGTL; this is translated from the coding sequence ATGACTGCCAGTCCCCTGATGACCTCGCCCAGAAACACCCAGGACGCCCCGATCGATAAGGATTGGTGGCGCGGCGCGGTCATCTATCAGATCTATCCGCGCTCGTTCCAGGACCAGGACGGCGACGGCATTGGCGATCTGGTGGGTATCACCAGCCGCCTCGACTATGTCGCCGATCTGGGCGTGGACGCCATCTGGCTCTCGCCAGTGTTCACCTCGCCCATGCGCGACTTTGGCTACGACGTCTCCAACTATCGAGACATCGATCCCAGTTTTGGCACGCTCGAGGATTTCGATCATCTGGTGCAGAAGGCCCACTCGCTGGGCCTCAAGGTCATCATCGATCAGGTGATCTCGCACTCCTCGGACAAGCACGCCTGGTTCTCCGAAAGCCGGCTGTCGCGTACCAATGACAAGGCCGATTGGTATGTCTGGGCCGACCCCAAGCCCGATGGTACCCCGCCCAATAACTGGCTCTCCATCTTTGGTGGTTCGGCCTGGCATTGGGACAGCCGTCGCATGCAGTACTACCTGCACAATTTCCTGGTGCAGCAGCCCGATTTGAACTTCCACAACCCCGATGTACAGGAAGCCCTGCTGGGCGAAATGCGCTTCTGGCTCGAGCGCGGCGTCGATGGCTTCCGCCTCGATACGGTGAACTTCTACTTCTGCTCGCTCGGATTTGAGGACAATCCGGTGGTCAAGGCGGAGGATTTCAATGCCTCCACCGCGCCTGCCGTGAACCCCTATAATTTCCAGGAGCATGTCTACGACAAGTCGCGCCCGGAAAATCTGGCATTCCTTCGCCGACTGCGCGCCTTGCTCGACGAATATCCCGGCCGCACCACGGTTGGTGAAATTGGCGACAGCCAGCACCAGCTAGAGCTGATGGCCCAGTACACCTCGGGCGATGATCTGCTGCACATGGCCTATACCTTCGATTATCTCGGCGGCGATTTTTCGGCCAGCCACTTCCACAAGGCCATTGAGGAAACCGAGGCCAAGGCGCCAGATGGCTGGATCTGCCTGGCTTTCTCCAACCACGACGTGGTGCGCCATGTCAGCCGATGGAGCGCCCACGGTCAGGAAGAAGCCTTTACCCGTCTGGCCGCTACGCTGATCATGTCCATGCGTGGTTCGGTCTGCCTCTATCAAGGCGAAGAGCTCGGGCTCAAGGAAGCCGAACTATCCTATGCCGATCTGGTCGATCCCTATGGCATAGAATTCTGGCCCGAGTTCAAGGGCCGCGATGGCTGCCGCACGCCCATGGTCTGGCAGTCTCACGCCCACAACGGTGCCTTCTCGACCGCCAACCGGACCTGGCTGCCGGTGCCGGCCGAGCACTTGATCCACGCTGTCGATACCCAGCACGGCGTCGAGGGCTCGGTTCTGGAATATTACCGGGCCATGCTCGTCTTCCGTCAGGCGCATCCAGCGCTGGCCAAGGGCTCAATTGAACTGCTGCCGGTCGAGGGCGATGTCCTGGCTTTTATCCGCCAGCATGGCGATGAGCGGCTGGTCTGCGTGTTCAATATGGGCGAATCCGCAGCGGCCTATCGCCTGCCTGCCGGCATGTTGCCCCATGATGCGGGTTGCCCCGGCGTGAACGCTGCATCCATCGACGGTGAAATCGATCTGGAGCCGTTCGGCGCCTATATCGGCACGCTCTGA
- a CDS encoding GH1 family beta-glucosidase → MFSIDRKDFGPQFTFGVATAAYQIEGGQRDGRGPSIWDSFSSTPGNVHNGDTGVVACNHYELWPQDLDLIRDGGFDAYRFSFSWPRLIPEGTGAVNQAGLDYYDRLVDGMLERGIKPYATLYHWDLPSALQDRGGWMNRDIAGWFADYAALIAQKFGDRLEATATINEPWCVAFLSHYLGVHAPGYRDKRAAARAMHHVLYAHGTAIDALRANGAKNLGIVLNLEKAEAASDKPEDIAAADFGDAVFNRWYLGGVLKGQYPERMTDWLGEHLPANYQDDMAVVSRPLDWLGINYYTRGLYQASSTPGVPAEQVKGPLEKTDIGWEIYPKGLSDLLVRVSNEYTKLPIYVTENGMAEAEGNDDPRRVSYYEEHLKAVLNARSQGADVRGYFAWSLLDNYEWAEGYNKRFGIVHVDYETQQRTPKSSYHAFQGLLHNTR, encoded by the coding sequence ATGTTCTCGATTGACCGCAAGGACTTCGGTCCCCAGTTCACCTTTGGTGTCGCCACTGCGGCCTATCAGATTGAAGGTGGCCAGCGCGATGGACGCGGCCCATCAATCTGGGACAGCTTCTCTTCCACCCCCGGCAATGTGCACAATGGCGATACCGGCGTTGTGGCCTGCAACCACTATGAGTTGTGGCCGCAGGATCTTGATCTCATCCGCGATGGCGGCTTTGACGCCTATCGCTTCTCCTTTTCGTGGCCGCGCCTGATCCCCGAGGGCACGGGCGCCGTCAATCAGGCCGGTCTCGATTATTACGATCGCCTCGTCGACGGCATGCTTGAGCGTGGCATCAAGCCCTATGCAACGCTTTATCACTGGGATCTGCCATCGGCCTTGCAGGACAGGGGCGGCTGGATGAACCGCGACATTGCCGGCTGGTTTGCTGACTATGCTGCCCTGATCGCCCAGAAGTTCGGTGACCGGCTTGAAGCCACTGCCACCATCAATGAACCCTGGTGCGTTGCTTTCCTCAGCCACTATCTGGGTGTGCATGCACCAGGCTATCGTGACAAGCGCGCTGCCGCACGTGCCATGCACCATGTGCTTTACGCCCACGGCACGGCCATTGATGCCTTGCGCGCCAATGGTGCCAAGAACCTTGGCATCGTGCTCAATCTCGAAAAGGCCGAAGCCGCCTCTGACAAGCCTGAGGATATCGCTGCTGCCGATTTCGGCGACGCAGTCTTCAATCGATGGTATCTCGGCGGTGTGCTCAAGGGGCAGTACCCTGAGCGGATGACCGATTGGCTCGGCGAGCATCTCCCCGCCAATTACCAGGACGATATGGCTGTGGTCTCGCGGCCGCTCGATTGGCTGGGTATCAACTATTACACCCGTGGCCTCTACCAGGCCTCCAGCACGCCCGGCGTGCCGGCCGAGCAGGTCAAGGGCCCGCTCGAAAAGACCGATATCGGTTGGGAAATTTACCCCAAGGGCCTCTCCGACCTGCTGGTGCGGGTCTCCAATGAGTACACCAAACTGCCCATTTACGTTACCGAGAACGGCATGGCCGAGGCCGAGGGCAATGATGATCCGCGCCGTGTGAGCTACTATGAGGAACACCTCAAGGCCGTGCTGAACGCCCGCAGTCAGGGCGCTGATGTTCGGGGCTATTTCGCCTGGTCACTGCTCGACAATTACGAATGGGCCGAGGGCTATAACAAGCGCTTTGGCATTGTCCATGTGGACTACGAGACCCAGCAGCGCACGCCCAAGTCCAGCTACCATGCGTTTCAGGGATTGCTGCACAACACCCGGTAA
- a CDS encoding Mrp/NBP35 family ATP-binding protein: MADTELAAAIKTALAAVEIPGGGDLASYAGLSEIIVTPSAVAFAIAVAPGMEAAFGPAREAAQLAAQSAAGTRKIMVSLTGGKASAAPSFSHGKPVPPGKTPVPGIKRIIAVGSGKGGVGKSTTAVNVALALQAQGLSVGVLDADLYGPSIPKLLALEGQTALREDGIFAPHEALGLKIMSIGSMLTKDQAVVWRGPMATSALRQLLRETDWGDLDVLVIDLPPGTGDIHISLFQQAVVDGVVIVSTPQDLALIDARKAIDMLRRLNVPLLGLVENMSYFIAPDTGTRYDIFGSGGAEQAAADLDMDFLGAIPLVMSIREGSDAGTPPMASAPDGPEAQAYRAIAQRVLAQFPAETR; the protein is encoded by the coding sequence ATGGCCGATACCGAACTCGCTGCTGCCATCAAAACTGCGCTCGCCGCTGTCGAAATACCGGGCGGCGGTGATCTGGCGAGCTATGCCGGTCTCTCCGAAATCATCGTCACCCCGTCGGCTGTTGCCTTTGCCATCGCTGTCGCGCCGGGCATGGAGGCCGCATTCGGTCCCGCCCGCGAAGCCGCGCAACTGGCCGCCCAGTCCGCCGCCGGGACCCGCAAGATCATGGTCTCGCTCACCGGCGGCAAGGCTTCGGCAGCGCCCAGCTTCTCGCACGGCAAACCCGTTCCCCCCGGCAAGACGCCGGTTCCCGGCATCAAGCGCATCATCGCCGTCGGTTCCGGCAAAGGCGGCGTCGGCAAGTCCACGACAGCGGTCAATGTCGCGCTGGCGCTGCAAGCGCAGGGGCTCAGCGTTGGCGTTCTCGACGCCGATCTGTACGGCCCCTCCATTCCCAAGCTTCTGGCGCTTGAAGGGCAGACTGCCCTGCGCGAGGACGGCATCTTTGCCCCGCACGAGGCGTTGGGGCTCAAGATTATGTCGATTGGCTCCATGCTGACCAAAGATCAGGCGGTCGTCTGGCGCGGCCCCATGGCCACCTCGGCACTGCGCCAGTTGTTGCGCGAGACCGATTGGGGCGATCTCGATGTCCTGGTCATCGACCTGCCGCCGGGCACGGGTGATATCCATATCTCGCTATTCCAGCAGGCGGTGGTCGATGGTGTGGTGATCGTGTCCACGCCGCAGGACCTCGCGCTGATCGACGCCCGCAAGGCCATCGACATGCTGCGCCGGCTCAATGTACCGCTGCTCGGTCTGGTCGAAAACATGAGCTACTTCATCGCCCCCGATACCGGCACCCGCTACGATATTTTTGGGTCTGGCGGTGCCGAACAGGCCGCCGCTGATCTCGACATGGACTTTCTGGGCGCCATCCCGCTGGTCATGTCGATCCGTGAAGGCTCAGACGCGGGCACGCCACCCATGGCATCTGCGCCTGACGGGCCCGAGGCACAGGCCTACCGCGCTATCGCCCAACGTGTTCTGGCACAGTTTCCTGCCGAGACGCGTTAG
- the fsa gene encoding fructose-6-phosphate aldolase, translating into MKFFVDTAEIKDIKELYATGLLDGVTTNPSLIAKSGRDFKEVIKEICDLVPGPVSAEVASLEYEGMIAEGEHLAKIADNVVIKLPLTLNGLKATKYFFDKGIKTNVTLCFSANQALLAAKVGATYISPFLGRLDDINLDGVELIENIRQIYDNYGFETQILAASIRSPNHVTQVALAGSDVATIPPAVIRKLADHPLTNAGIEGFLKDWKATGQSIL; encoded by the coding sequence ATGAAGTTCTTCGTCGATACTGCGGAAATCAAGGACATCAAGGAGCTCTATGCGACCGGTCTCCTCGATGGCGTCACCACCAATCCATCGCTGATCGCCAAGTCCGGCCGTGACTTCAAGGAAGTCATCAAGGAAATCTGCGATCTGGTGCCCGGTCCGGTTTCGGCTGAAGTTGCCTCGCTCGAATATGAGGGCATGATCGCTGAAGGCGAACACCTGGCCAAGATTGCCGACAACGTCGTGATCAAGCTGCCGCTGACGCTCAATGGCCTCAAGGCCACCAAGTACTTCTTCGACAAGGGTATCAAGACCAACGTTACCCTGTGCTTCTCGGCCAATCAGGCCCTGCTGGCCGCCAAGGTTGGCGCCACCTACATCTCGCCCTTCCTGGGGCGCCTTGATGACATCAATCTTGATGGCGTTGAGCTGATCGAAAACATCCGTCAGATCTACGACAATTACGGTTTCGAGACCCAGATCCTGGCCGCCTCGATCCGTTCGCCAAACCACGTGACCCAGGTCGCGCTGGCCGGTTCGGACGTTGCCACCATCCCGCCTGCGGTCATCCGCAAGCTGGCCGATCACCCGCTGACCAATGCGGGTATCGAAGGCTTCCTCAAGGATTGGAAGGCCACCGGCCAGTCCATCCTCTAG
- a CDS encoding aromatic amino acid transaminase produces MFETLTKAPGDKILALMGEYAADPRPTKIDLGVGVYKDEAGVTPILSSVKKAEERILAQGKTKTYLGIAGNKGFGAAVLDLVLGDTLDRSRVRIAQAPGGTGSLWVLMQLVNRARPGATIWVSDPTWPNHNPIALGAGLTVKTYPYFDTETRGVRFEQMLATLDGLGKDDVVLLHGCCHNPTGANLTNAQWDQVAASLAKTGALPFIDLAYLGFGDGLAADAYGTLKVIASVPEALIAFSGSKNFGLYRERIGAAILIARDAAQADIAQSQLLNIIRGSYSQPPDHGAEIIRTILEDAELRAEWEVELEAMRNRMIRLREKLSEAIRTKSNSADFDFIAAHRGMFSLLGLENAVVEHLKAANGVYMIGDSRINVAGIPEDRVDDLADALLAAIK; encoded by the coding sequence ATGTTCGAGACCCTCACCAAGGCCCCCGGCGACAAGATTCTGGCGCTCATGGGCGAATACGCGGCCGATCCGCGTCCCACCAAGATCGACCTTGGCGTCGGCGTTTACAAAGACGAGGCGGGTGTTACCCCCATCCTGTCATCGGTGAAAAAGGCCGAGGAACGCATCCTCGCGCAGGGCAAGACCAAGACCTATCTCGGCATTGCCGGCAATAAGGGCTTTGGCGCCGCCGTGCTCGATCTGGTGCTTGGCGATACGCTGGACCGCAGCCGCGTCCGCATCGCCCAGGCCCCCGGCGGCACCGGTTCGCTCTGGGTGCTGATGCAACTGGTCAATCGCGCCCGTCCCGGGGCCACCATCTGGGTTTCCGATCCAACATGGCCCAATCACAACCCGATTGCCCTGGGCGCGGGCCTGACGGTCAAGACCTACCCCTATTTCGATACCGAAACCCGCGGCGTGCGCTTCGAGCAGATGCTCGCCACGCTCGACGGTCTGGGCAAGGACGATGTCGTCCTGCTGCACGGTTGCTGCCACAATCCTACCGGTGCCAATCTGACCAATGCCCAGTGGGATCAGGTCGCGGCGAGCCTCGCCAAAACCGGCGCGCTGCCGTTCATCGATCTGGCCTATCTTGGCTTTGGCGATGGTCTGGCGGCAGACGCCTATGGCACGCTCAAGGTCATTGCCTCGGTGCCTGAAGCCCTGATCGCCTTCTCGGGTTCGAAGAATTTCGGCCTCTATCGCGAACGTATCGGCGCCGCCATTCTGATCGCCCGCGATGCCGCTCAGGCTGATATTGCGCAGTCACAGCTGCTCAACATCATTCGCGGTTCCTATTCGCAGCCACCCGATCATGGCGCCGAAATCATCCGCACCATCCTTGAGGACGCCGAACTGCGCGCCGAGTGGGAAGTCGAGCTTGAAGCCATGCGCAACCGCATGATCCGCCTGCGCGAGAAGCTCAGCGAAGCCATTCGCACCAAGTCCAACTCGGCTGATTTCGATTTCATCGCCGCCCATCGCGGCATGTTCTCGCTGCTTGGGCTCGAAAATGCTGTCGTTGAACATCTAAAAGCCGCCAACGGCGTCTATATGATTGGCGATAGTCGCATCAATGTCGCCGGCATCCCCGAGGATCGCGTTGACGATCTCGCCGATGCCTTGCTGGCGGCCATCAAATAG
- a CDS encoding electron transfer flavoprotein subunit alpha/FixB family protein encodes MSVLVLADHDLGVLSPATARIVSAASTLGPVDLLVVADDAAAIAQSAASLSGVDKVLTLKGYLVADSLATQLSTLAVRYHYVVASAGSVGKDVVPRLAATLDLMPVTDVVKILGPTSFERPIYAGNAVQTVTDTQDKHLLTLRASAFRPAAGGNAAPIEALDGSVQAVARLLSSDRTESDTADLATAQIVVGGGIALGSAENFQLVENLAKKLGAAVGATRAAVDAGYAPNDWQVGQTGKIIAPDLYIAIGISGALQHLAGIQGAKKIVAINTDPEAPLVKLADIALIGDLFEIIPQLTAELDRLGVKR; translated from the coding sequence ATGAGCGTTCTGGTTCTTGCCGATCACGATCTCGGCGTCCTGTCGCCCGCCACCGCGCGCATCGTCAGCGCGGCCAGCACACTGGGTCCGGTCGATCTGCTGGTCGTGGCCGATGATGCCGCCGCCATTGCCCAATCCGCTGCAAGCCTGTCCGGCGTCGACAAGGTGTTGACGCTCAAGGGCTATCTTGTCGCCGATAGCCTCGCTACGCAGCTCTCAACGTTAGCAGTCCGTTACCACTATGTGGTCGCTAGCGCGGGAAGTGTGGGCAAGGATGTGGTCCCCCGTCTGGCCGCCACGCTCGATCTGATGCCGGTCACCGATGTCGTCAAAATCCTAGGCCCCACCAGCTTTGAGCGCCCCATCTATGCCGGCAACGCCGTCCAGACCGTCACCGACACTCAGGACAAGCATCTGCTGACCCTGCGCGCCTCGGCCTTCCGCCCCGCCGCAGGCGGCAACGCTGCGCCCATCGAAGCGCTCGATGGCTCGGTGCAAGCCGTCGCCAGACTGCTCTCGTCCGACCGAACCGAAAGCGACACGGCAGACCTCGCCACGGCCCAGATCGTGGTCGGCGGTGGTATTGCCCTGGGTTCGGCCGAAAACTTCCAACTGGTTGAAAATCTTGCCAAAAAACTCGGCGCTGCCGTTGGTGCCACCCGCGCAGCTGTCGATGCGGGCTACGCGCCCAATGATTGGCAGGTCGGCCAGACCGGCAAGATCATTGCCCCCGACCTCTACATCGCCATCGGCATTTCCGGCGCGCTGCAGCATCTGGCTGGCATTCAGGGCGCCAAGAAGATCGTCGCCATCAATACCGATCCCGAAGCGCCGCTGGTCAAGCTGGCCGATATTGCCCTGATCGGTGATCTGTTTGAAATCATTCCGCAATTGACTGCCGAACTCGACCGGCTCGGCGTCAAACGCTGA
- a CDS encoding electron transfer flavoprotein subunit beta/FixA family protein: protein MKILVAIKRVVDHNVRIRVRPDGTGVETAGVRMSMNPFCKHAVEAAVQLSEAGHGDEIVIVSIGPKVANDVILTALAMGAHRGILIETDAELETLAIAKLLAKVVEEEQPDIVLLGKQAVDDDSNHVGQMLAALADRPQATFASEIKVVGAGLEVSREVDSGRQTLSLPMPAIVTADLRLNTPRNAALPMVMKARSKPLAVRPVAEFGVDLAPRLTVEKISPPAERVAGKTVASVTELAAFIADDVAQMEAL from the coding sequence ATGAAAATCCTGGTCGCCATTAAGCGCGTCGTCGATCACAACGTCCGCATCCGGGTGCGCCCCGATGGCACGGGCGTGGAAACCGCTGGCGTGCGCATGTCGATGAACCCGTTCTGCAAGCATGCCGTCGAGGCTGCCGTGCAATTGTCCGAGGCCGGGCATGGCGACGAGATCGTCATTGTCTCCATCGGGCCCAAGGTCGCCAATGACGTGATCCTGACCGCGCTGGCCATGGGAGCCCATCGCGGCATTCTCATCGAGACCGATGCCGAGCTCGAAACCCTGGCCATTGCTAAGCTGCTGGCCAAGGTGGTCGAAGAGGAACAGCCCGATATCGTGCTGCTCGGCAAGCAGGCCGTTGATGATGACAGCAATCATGTCGGCCAGATGCTCGCCGCCCTCGCTGATCGCCCCCAGGCCACCTTCGCTTCCGAGATCAAGGTTGTCGGCGCCGGGCTCGAAGTCTCCCGCGAAGTCGATAGCGGCCGGCAAACCCTCAGCCTGCCCATGCCCGCCATTGTCACCGCCGATCTGCGCCTGAACACGCCGCGCAATGCCGCCCTCCCCATGGTGATGAAGGCCCGCTCCAAGCCGCTGGCCGTGCGCCCCGTTGCCGAATTTGGCGTCGATCTGGCCCCGCGCCTGACTGTCGAAAAGATATCCCCGCCCGCCGAACGTGTGGCAGGAAAGACCGTGGCCTCGGTCACCGAATTGGCCGCCTTCATCGCCGACGATGTTGCACAGATGGAGGCGCTGTAA
- a CDS encoding DUF6869 domain-containing protein, with product MGQNRYRDELERALARSDAKSLRDTISVYHQFAALDGKAAQSFYDDNSVEIDAVILSVNDPDKAFAYLALSTSMFDEPRFLMLMAAGPLENLMKKPRREVIGRIVAEARKNPRFRWMLTGVYLHAISDDARLAIAPLIAGMSSEGPVPDRSS from the coding sequence ATGGGCCAAAACCGTTATCGTGACGAACTTGAACGGGCATTGGCACGGTCGGATGCAAAGTCGCTCCGTGACACGATCAGCGTTTATCATCAGTTTGCCGCTTTAGACGGCAAAGCAGCACAGTCCTTCTACGATGATAATTCCGTTGAGATTGATGCCGTGATTCTCAGCGTCAACGATCCCGATAAGGCCTTCGCTTATCTTGCCTTGTCCACATCCATGTTCGACGAGCCTAGGTTCCTAATGCTTATGGCAGCGGGCCCACTTGAAAACCTTATGAAAAAGCCGCGCCGGGAAGTAATTGGTCGTATTGTTGCCGAGGCGAGGAAAAATCCTCGCTTCCGGTGGATGCTTACCGGCGTGTATCTGCACGCCATATCTGATGATGCACGCCTGGCGATAGCGCCGCTAATTGCCGGGATGAGCAGCGAAGGCCCAGTGCCAGACCGATCAAGCTGA